In the Leptotrichia sp. oral taxon 223 genome, AATTTAAGTAATAAAAATTAATATAACTTAAGGAGTGTTTTTTATAATTTTTATAAGAACATTCCTTTTTAATATTAATTAAATTGGTAAATATTTTTTGTTTGTTGCTTTTAAATGAAAATTATTATAAAATATATTCAAAAGTTTAAATATTTATCTAAATTATTTTATTTAAATTTACTTAGGTTATTTTAGTTAATAATTGTTTTTTATTTATTTTAAATATTTTTTTTTTAACGTAAAGAGGATCAGTTGCCATCCCCTTTACAATCCTGGCTCGTCTAAGCATTTTTTTGAAATAAAAACTAAACTCGCTTTTTAATAAGAGTTTTTATCAACTCTTTAAATAATAGCAATTTCAATATTTTGAAAAAGCTCAGACAGTAGTTTTCATTCCAAAAAAATCACGACAAATTTTTTAAGTTTTATAATTTACAGCGGTTTTATGAAATTAGAATGTATTTTGAAAAGTACAAAAAATCAAGCAAAATTTCGTTAAAGAAAAAACATATAAATACAAATAAGAAAAATAATTGTTAATCAAAATAATTTTGAAATAAAAAAGTAATAAATAAAAAAGTAATAAATAGAAAAACAATATTAGAAAAAATTATTTATTTTAATATTAATAATAGAAAGAGAGAGAAAAAAGAATGGAGAAGATAATAGGGATAAATCCAGTGATTGAAGTATTGAAATCGGATAAGAATATTGAGAAACTGGAAGTTTATAAGAAGATAAAGAAGGAAACAATTAAGGAAATATTGAATTTGGCGAGCAGAAGGAATATAAAGATTTTTTATACTGGTAGACGGACTGAAAATTCACAGGGAGTCGTGGCACTTATTTCGAAATTTGATTATTATATTGATTTTACTGCATTTTTGGAAAAACTTTTGAAAAAGGAAAAATCTATAGTTGTTGTGCTGGATCAGGTTCAGGATCCGAGAAATTTTGGGGCGATTATAAGAAGTGCGGAGTGCTTTGGAGTAGACGGAATTATTATTCAGGACAGAAATAGTGTGAAAGTTACGGAAACAGTTGTAAAATCATCGACAGGAGCAATTGAGCATGTGGATATTGTAAAAGTTACAAATATTTCTGATACGATTGACAAATTAAAAAAATATGGATACACAGTTTACGGTGCAGAAGCTGACGGGCAAAATTACTATTATGAAGAAAATTATCCAGAAAAAGCATGTCTTGTGCTTGGAAGTGAAGGAAATGGAATGCGAAAAAAAGTCAAGGAGCATTGTGATAAAATTATAAAAATACACTTGAAGGGGCAAATAAACTCGCTGAATGTATCTGTGGCTGGGGGGATAATATTGGCAGAAATGTCGAAATAGTAAAATTTGGAATTTTCTCATTGAAAAAAGTTAGTTAATATAAAAGTAAAAGTTATAAAATTCCGATAAAAAAAGTGTTTATAATAATAAGAGGTCAAGATTCTTTGGCAGAGGATAGAGAAAAGTAAGAAAAATAAAAATATAAAAATATTGTATTTATTAGAAGTTTTAGACTTTTACAAATAATTAATAAAAAATGTTTGATAGGAGAGAATTTTAATGGAAAAGCAAAAATATATTTTAAATAATACTTATGGAATTAATGGGCTAGGAAAAATATCTTTAAAAGAAATAATGAAAATTTTTTCTGTTCCTGAAGAAATAGAAATGAAATTGAGTGATGATAAAATAACAATATCAATAGATTTGATATATAAAGGATTGAAAATATACTATTCGTTATATTTTTTTGTTGAAAATCTTAAAAAACCAGAGAATCAATCTTTGACTTTTTGTATGGAAAAATTGTATTTGAATAATCGGGAAAGTATAAAAGTGGGAGATGAAATAAAGACAGTTCTTCCTAAAATAAGGAAATATCTTAAAAGAAACAATAAAAATTTGAATTTTGAATATGAAGAAGATAAATTTTTTGGGGAGTATTTATTTGATGATGGAAATATTCATATATTTTTTGAAAAATTTGGGAGTAAAAAAGTGATGGATGATATAATGATAAGTTTACCTTATGAAGATATATTGCCAGAAAATAAGGAAGTTTTGGTAGAAATTAGCAAGATAATGGAGATAAAAAATAAAATAGATGAATTATTTTGGGACAAATAGAAGAGAGTTGATTAATTGTGAAATTGAAAAGATGTAATGTAAATGTTTGAAGATGTATTTGAATGAATTCAAAATAAAAAAAATAGAATATTAATATTTCCTCTAAATTTTTACTATATCGATACTTGAAAATTAAAGAAAAATATGGTATTATTATATGAAATATTGAAAATAATCATAGTTATAAATAGAAAGGAGCATAGATACATGAAAAAAGATTTACATCCATCATACGGATTTGTAGTATTTGAAGATACAAGTAACGGAGAAAGATTCTTAGGAAAATCAACTAAAACTTCTAAAGAAACAACAACTTTTGAAGGGAAAGAATATCCAGTAATAAAAGTTGCAACAAGTTCAACTTCTCACCCATTCTATACTGGAAAATCTAAATTTGTTGATGAAACTGGAAGAGTTGACAAATTTAAGAAAAAATACAACTTATAATCTTGAAGATATTGGAAACAGGGATGGTTTATTCTCTGTTTTTTATTTAACTAAATTTTATATTAACCTAATTTTAATAGTTGACAATACATCCAATATTTGTTATTATATATGAAATAATTAGTAGGATAGTAGGATAGTAGGAAATTTGATTTTATTGAAAAACAAAGATGGTAGTTTAGTAGTTTAGAAATTGGTAGTATTGAAGATTTGCAGGATTTACAAAAGAATAGAGATTTATAGTTAATTAATTTTGAATAATTTTTGAAAAATGAGAGATTTGAGGTTGATTAAGTGTAATTGCTGGATGTAGAGGTTTGAAATATAATAATTGCTTATAATGATTAAAAGTGTTTTTGTAATTTTAATTTGTTTAGGTAAATTTTATAAATTTTGGCTGTAGTAAATAAACTATTAAAGTATCGTAAAATATAGAAATAAATGTCATATGTAAATATTTAGATTTATCCTCTCCTAAAATTATTTTAAGAGAGTTTTTTTTTACAAAAATTTATCTAAAGAAAGAAAATAAGGGAAAGAGGTAAGAAAAATGATTATTACAACTACAAATGAAATTCAAGACAAAAAAGTTATAGAATACAAAGGCATTGTATTTGGAGAGGTTATTTCAGGAGTAAATATGTTTAAGGATATGGGGGCAAGCTTGAGAAATATCTTTGGTGGAAGATCTAAAGGCTATGAAGATGAGCTTTTGACAGCGAGAACAAATGCTCTGGAGGAAATGAAGATGAGAGCTGCAGCTTTGGGAGCAAATGCTATTATTGGCGTGAAAATGGATTATGAAGTGTTGGGAGCAGATAATGGGATGCTTATGGTAACTTGCAGCGGAACGGCTGTAGTTACAGGTTAATTTGAAATTGTACAGTGAAATCGTTTTGTAATAAGTAATAAAAATGGAATAGGAGAAAAAATGATGATTATTAAAGTAGATGGCGGAATAAATGAAAAAATATTGGAAAAATTGATAAATAGACTGGAAACGGAAAATAACGTAAGCGTTAAACTGATTGCTGGAAAAGAATATTCGATTTTGGGATTAGTTGGGGATATTAGCACAATTGACATAAAGCATATTCAGGCGCTGGATTATGTGCTGGATGTGCAAAGGGTGCAAGAGCCTTATAAGAGGGCGAGCAGAAAATTTAAGCCAGAAAACACTATTGTAAAAGTGGGAAATGTGGAAATTGGTGGAAATAGCCTTGTGATGATGGCAGGGCCTTGTTCTGTGGAAAATGAGAAGCAGATAATTGATACGGCAAGAGCTGTAAAAGCCGCTGGAGCAAATATATTGAGAGGAGGAGTTGTAAAACCGAGAACATCGCCTTATGCTTTCCAAGGATTAGGAATGGAAGGTATTGAACTTATGAAGAAAGCGAAAGAGGAAACAGGGCTTCCAATAATATGTGAAGTTATGTCAATTGCTCAATTGCACGAATTTGGGCCACATCTTGATATGATTCAGCTTGGAGCGAGAAATATGCAGAATTTTGATTTGCTGAAAGAGGTTGGGAAAACAAATATTCCAGTATTGTTAAAAAGAGGATTGAGCGCAACAATCGAAGAATGGCTGATGTCGGCGGAATACATTTTGGCTGGCGGAAATGAAAATGTAGTTCTTTGTGAAAGAGGAATCAGAACTTATGAAACAGCTTACAGAAATGTACTGGACTTGAACGCAGTTCCGATGATTAAAAGATTGACACATTTGCCAATCATTGTAGATTCAGCTCATGCAACTGGAAAATACTGGATGGTAAAACCTCTTGCGATGGCAGGAATTGCCGCTGGAGCAGATGGACTTATGGTAGAAGTGCATCCTGAACCAGACAAGGCATTGTCAGATGGGCCGCAGTCATTGAAATTTGAAGTGTTTGATAATTTAATGCAGGATGTGGAGAAGATTGCAAATGTATTGGGGAAGAGTTTTAAATAGTAATTTTTATTTGAAAAAGTGATAAAGAGAGTGGTAAGATGATAAGTAATCATTTCAAGGAAAAAATAGAAAATTTAACGGTAACAATAGTAGGACTAGGAGTAATTGGAGCAGCTTTTGCACAAAGTTTTAAGGAAATGAGCATGAAGACTGTTTACGGGATTGATATTGATGAGGAAACGATAAAGAAGGCGGAAGAGAAAAATATGATAAATAAAGGATTTCTCGAGACTAGGGAGCCTTTAGAAAAGTCAGATTTTGTGGTGATTACTCTTTATCCGAACCTGATGAAGTCGTTTTTTGTGAATAATATTGATTATTTTAAGGAAAATGCGATAATTACTGATGTTGTTGGAATTAAAGAAAAAATTATCAAAGACATTGATCCAATTATTGAAAAAAGCGGAAGAAATATTGATTTTATTTTTGGACACCCTATGGCTGGACGTGAAAAACGTGGAATTGACTTTGCAGACAACAGAGTGTTTAAAGATGCAAACTATATAATTATTAAGAATAAAAAAAATA is a window encoding:
- the rlmB gene encoding 23S rRNA (guanosine(2251)-2'-O)-methyltransferase RlmB, with the translated sequence MEKIIGINPVIEVLKSDKNIEKLEVYKKIKKETIKEILNLASRRNIKIFYTGRRTENSQGVVALISKFDYYIDFTAFLEKLLKKEKSIVVVLDQVQDPRNFGAIIRSAECFGVDGIIIQDRNSVKVTETVVKSSTGAIEHVDIVKVTNISDTIDKLKKYGYTVYGAEADGQNYYYEENYPEKACLVLGSEGNGMRKKVKEHCDKIIKIHLKGQINSLNVSVAGGIILAEMSK
- a CDS encoding type B 50S ribosomal protein L31, whose amino-acid sequence is MKKDLHPSYGFVVFEDTSNGERFLGKSTKTSKETTTFEGKEYPVIKVATSSTSHPFYTGKSKFVDETGRVDKFKKKYNL
- a CDS encoding putative heavy metal-binding protein gives rise to the protein MIITTTNEIQDKKVIEYKGIVFGEVISGVNMFKDMGASLRNIFGGRSKGYEDELLTARTNALEEMKMRAAALGANAIIGVKMDYEVLGADNGMLMVTCSGTAVVTG
- the aroF gene encoding 3-deoxy-7-phosphoheptulonate synthase, which encodes MIIKVDGGINEKILEKLINRLETENNVSVKLIAGKEYSILGLVGDISTIDIKHIQALDYVLDVQRVQEPYKRASRKFKPENTIVKVGNVEIGGNSLVMMAGPCSVENEKQIIDTARAVKAAGANILRGGVVKPRTSPYAFQGLGMEGIELMKKAKEETGLPIICEVMSIAQLHEFGPHLDMIQLGARNMQNFDLLKEVGKTNIPVLLKRGLSATIEEWLMSAEYILAGGNENVVLCERGIRTYETAYRNVLDLNAVPMIKRLTHLPIIVDSAHATGKYWMVKPLAMAGIAAGADGLMVEVHPEPDKALSDGPQSLKFEVFDNLMQDVEKIANVLGKSFK
- a CDS encoding prephenate dehydrogenase, which codes for MISNHFKEKIENLTVTIVGLGVIGAAFAQSFKEMSMKTVYGIDIDEETIKKAEEKNMINKGFLETREPLEKSDFVVITLYPNLMKSFFVNNIDYFKENAIITDVVGIKEKIIKDIDPIIEKSGRNIDFIFGHPMAGREKRGIDFADNRVFKDANYIIIKNKKNKKENLELLSQIVKCMGFKKVSFLTAQEHDEIIAFTSQLTHAIAVSLVNSDSEKYDTNRFIGDSYRDLTRIAKINEDLWAELFMGNKKNLLKMIQQFERELDIIKDALNDNDLGTLKEKFIISTKRREKID